CAGCCAACGCTTTCGAAACCATCTCCAACCAGACCACCGAGCAACTCCAGCCCGGCCTGCGCGAAATCTACGCCTACTACCCCGACGGCCAGGGCAATTCCAAACTCAAAATCCCCGCAGCCAAAACCGGCACAGCCCGCAACATGAACACCGTAGCCAAGCTCGCCGAAATGGCTCAGAATCTATAAATCCACACCCTCGCACCCGGAGTTACTCTAAAATCAGGCCGATCGCGGAGAACCAACAATGCCCGAACTCAACCCCTACGCCAAGTTCCTCGACTCCCGTCCAGTCCCTGAAATCATCGCTTCCACCCCCGCAATCCTCGAAGCCCTCGCCGAATCCATCGGACCCGACCGCATCGCCCTCCCACCCGCGCCCGGCAAATGGACCCCGGCCGAAATCCTCTGCCATCTCGCCGACACCGAAGTAGCCTTCGGCTTCCGCCTTCGCCAGACCCTCGCCGAAGATCACCACATCCTCCAACCGTTCGACCAGGACAAATGGGCCGCCACCTACCACGGCGTCACCGCGCGGCAAGCCCTCAACGCATTCACCGCCATGCGCGAGTGGAACCTGATCCTCATTCGCAAAGCCCCGCAATCCTCTGCCAAAAAGCCCGTCACCCACCCCGAACGCGGCACCATGACCTTCTCCACCCTCATCGAAACCATGGCCGGCCACGACCTGAACCACATCGCCCAACTCCAAAAGCTCGTCCCCATCACCTCCGCAAAAGTCTAGTTCGGAGAGTCGTAACAGGGGTTCATCACAGAAAAGGTCCTATAAGCGCATTCAAGGGTGTGCGTAACGCTGTGAGGAGTACGGCCTTCAGCTTTGCAAGGTACGGGCCTCAGCTTTGAAGGGTACGGGCTTCAGCCCGTACATAAAGACCACAAAACCTGCCGGGCTTTAGCCCCTGAGGGAATACCGGCTAGGATTCCCTGTTTATCTCCGCGAAGAACATAACCACCACACCCACAACTCAGGAAAATCTCCACCAGCGGGAACCATTTTTCGTCGCGCGTTGTCCAAGCCAATAGCAGTTCCAGGCTCGTTTCACCCACATCGCCGAACCGCTGTCGAGGAGGCCTCATGCGCCACGCTCTCGCCCTTTTGTGCGCCTTATCAGTAACTTGCGCCATCGCCCAACAGCCCGCTCCAATTACCAAATCTTCCTTAGTCGCAAACGCGCTTGCCACCCCCGCAACGGTCAAAGACCTTCCAGTTCACCAGGTCGTCCTCTATAAAAACGGCATCGGCTACTTCGAGCACTCCGGCGCCATCACCGGCAACCAGCAGGTGGCCATCGATTTCACCTCCGAACAGTTGAACGACGTGCTGCAATCCCTGACCGCCCTCGACAGCAAAGACGGAAAAGTAAGCGCAGTCAGCTACAACTCCACGATGCCCATCGACCAGCAATTGAAGACGCTCGCCCTCGGCCTGCCGGATTATCCTCCCACAATCGCTGTCTACCACGCGCTTCGCGGGCAGCGCGTCGAAGTCACCGGCGCAGGCACGCCTCTGACAGGCAGGCTCGTGAACATTGAATTTCGCAGGGAGACGGACAAGAACGGCGCAACCTCCGAGGATCATCACTTCCTGATCGTCGCGACCGATTCGGGAGCGCTGCGCACCGCCGAGCTCACCGATTCCGTCTCCGTGCGCATGATCGACCCATCCCTGCAAAAGCAATTTGCCGATTACCTCGGCATC
This sequence is a window from Acidicapsa acidisoli. Protein-coding genes within it:
- a CDS encoding DinB family protein, with product MPELNPYAKFLDSRPVPEIIASTPAILEALAESIGPDRIALPPAPGKWTPAEILCHLADTEVAFGFRLRQTLAEDHHILQPFDQDKWAATYHGVTARQALNAFTAMREWNLILIRKAPQSSAKKPVTHPERGTMTFSTLIETMAGHDLNHIAQLQKLVPITSAKV